In the genome of Leishmania braziliensis MHOM/BR/75/M2904 contig, possible fusion of chromosomes 20 and 34, one region contains:
- a CDS encoding protein phosphatase 2C-like protein, translated as MSLRPVHQAVSIELAIDMIHDSQSPHHKSRLSDSSSCFPPGYLNRDSFDLNSLTDHRLTDYSTCGPVESYPHYLLPRELRTPAQHFTQEIPHNSSHSSLCSAFFSSVSDMQHQSVREVGVASDQGIRSSMEDEHVAVVEPEVCFFGIYDGHGGRQCAEYVRSRLHEITLTHESLKTAPQKAISDAFAQVEREFLEQNTSNISSAGCVCAAAVVQGSVLTVGNVGDCEVVLARGGKPVLLTVKHNPSCNDAEATRVKNAGGCIFNCRVGHPRLNPRMCSLAVSRAVGDAGFKLEEYTNGKPSGIIAVADTSEVLLAKEDAFLILACDGLWDTMSYAEAVDLATAYAASGADANGVADQLVREALRRGTRDNVTAIFVRLGWSAHAGLDEDEKEVQHS; from the coding sequence ATGAGTCTCCGACCCGTCCATCAAGCTGTTTCCATTGAACTGGCAATCGACATGATTCATGACAGTCAATCACCGCACCACAAGTCACGCTTATCGGACAGCTCAAGCTGCTTTCCGCCCGGTTATCTTAACCGTGATAGCTTTGACCTGAACTCTCTGACGGATCACAGGCTCACCGACTACTCTACATGTGGTCCGGTGGAGTCCTATCCCCACTACCTCCTTCCCCGAGAGCTGCGAACTCCGGCACAGCATTTCACGCAGGAGATTCCGCACAATTCCTCCCATTCATCACTCTGCAGtgccttcttttcttccgtgAGTGATATGCAGCATCAATCGGTGAGGGAGGTCGGCGTGGCAAGCGATCAAGGGATCCGTTCGAGCATGGAGGACGAGCACGTGGCTGTGGTGGAGCCGGAAGTTTGCTTCTTTGGCATCTATGACGGGCACGGGGGTCGCCAGTGCGCTGAGTACGTCCGCTCCCGGCTGCATGAAATCACACTGACCCACGAGAGCCTTAAGACAGCTCCACAAAAGGCGATCAGCGACGCGTTTGCACAGGTGGAGCGCGAGTTTTTGGAGCAGAATACGAGCAACATAAGCTCTGCtggatgtgtgtgcgctgctgctgtcgtccAGGGCTCGGTGCTAACGGTTGGTAACGTTGGCGACTGTGAAGTGGTCCTCGCGCGCGGGGGAAAACCAGTACTGTTGACAGTGAAGCACAACCCCAGCTGCAACGATGCTGAGGCAACGCGGGTCAAGAATGCTGGCGGGTGCATTTTCAACTGCAGGGTGGGCCATCCACGTCTCAACCCGCGCATGTGCAGCCTTGCCGTCTCGCGAGCAGTGGGAGATGCTGGGTTCAAGCTTGAGGAATACACGAACGGCAAGCCATCAGGTATCATCGCTGTCGCCGACACTTCTGAAGTGCTGTTGGCAAAGGAGGATGCGTTTTTGATTCTGGCGTGTGACGGCTTATGGGACACGATGTCTTACGCCGAGGCGGTCGATCTGGCCACCGCGTACGCGGCGAGTGGTGCCGACGccaacggcgtcgccgacCAACTTGTaagagaggcgctgcggcggggCACGCGCGATAATGTCACAGCCATTTTTGTGCGGTTAGGCTGGTCAGCGCATGCTGGACTTGATGAGGACGAAAAAGAAGTCCAGCATAGCTGA
- a CDS encoding protein phosphatase 2C-like protein yields the protein MPAEKKNDATATRKPDSPHSPKSPASSSATTAFATPKKKSIMRPKQKPTTVLVSKNNSTNSSTSLGKHPHFLSPLPTSSPTRPRDSAKGGLLPQVSPSSTGSADAPTPKPGCAGGDGKDHQVNHVAVPSSMSLEPSSRQNSATLNPICRHNSMRKTAFVVVDYGATAEQGTRKTMEDQHTMLFEGIPFFGVYDGHGGTQCAEYLRDQLHGLILGHPEVKTNPEKAIIDGIVEADRAFLARSEAETNESGSVCAVALIIDDKLVVGNVGDAEVVLSHNAKPVVLTVRHSISSNPSEEERIRSVGGKVCHNRVGHPNYNPAVVSLAVTRAIGDAGFKLPKYTDGKPSGVIAVPETSVTRLTDDDEFLVIGCDGLWDVMTYAEVVDFCYQRFEEGVPAQCIAEELAQAALMKGSTDNVTAMLVHLTRREGPLSTREFVPEAAVSTSTRNLSEEP from the coding sequence ATGCcggcagagaagaagaacgaCGCGACAGCGACGCGGAAACCCGACTCACCGCACTCCCCGAAGAGCccagcctcctccagcgcgaCAACAGCCTTCGCCACGCCGAAGAAGAAGTCCATCATGCGACCAAAACAGAAACCGACGACAGTTCTCGTGAGCAAGAACAACTCTACGAATAGTAGTACATCCTTAGGCAAACACCCACATTTTCTTTCGCCATTACCAACGAGCTCGCCAACGAGGCCGCGCGACTCAGCAAAGGGTGGCCTGCTCCCGCAAGTGTCACCCTCTTCCACAGGGAGCGCTGATGCACCTACACCGAAGCCAGGCTGCGCCGGCGGTGACGGCAAGGACCATCAGGTTAACCACGTAGCCGTTCCGTCCAGCATGAGCTTAGAGCCGTCGTCGCGGCAGAACTCGGCGACGCTGAACCCCATTtgccgccacaacagcatGCGAAAAACCGCTTTCGTTGTTGTGGACTACGGTGCAACCGCCGAGCAGGGCACCCGCAAGACAATGGAGGATCAGCACACAATGCTATTCGAGGGAATTCCGTTTTTCGGCGTCTACGACGGTCACGGCGGCACCCAATGTGCCGAGTACCTCCGCGACCAGCTGCACGGACTCATTCTCGGCCACCCGGAGGTGAAAACTAATCCTGAGAAGGCCATCATCGATGGCATTGTAGAGGCTGATCGCGCCTTTCTCGCACGCTCTGAGGCGGAGACGAACGAGTCTGGAAGCGTCTGCGCCGTTGCTTTGATTATAGATGACAAGCTTGTAGTAGGAAACGTGGGCGACGCGGAAGTTGTGCTGTCGCACAACGCAAAGCCTGTAGTTCTCACAGTGCGACACAGCATCTCCAGTAACccgagcgaggaggagcggatTCGATCTGTAGGAGGAAAAGTGTGCCACAATCGTGTCGGACACCCAAACTACAACCCTGCGGTGGTCAGCCTTGCCGTGACGCGCGCTATTGGAGACGCAGGCTTCAAGCTTCCTAAGTACACGGATGGCAAGCCCTCTGGCGTGATCGCTGTCCCAGAGACGTCGGTTACGCGACTGACAGATGATGATGAGTTCCTCGTGATTGGCTGCGACGGACTCTGGGATGTCATGACGTacgcggaggtggtggattTTTGCTACCAACGATTTGAGGAAGGTGTACCGGCGCAGTGCATCGCCGAGGAGTTAGCTCAGGCGGCGCTCATGAAAGGGAGCACTGATAATGTTACCGCCATGTTGGTACACTTGACGCGCCGGGAAGGGCCTCTCAGCACACGCGAATTTGTACCAGAGGCGGCTGTGTCGACCTCAACGCGCAATCTCTCCGAGGAGCCGTAG